A region of Cucumis melo cultivar AY chromosome 2, USDA_Cmelo_AY_1.0, whole genome shotgun sequence DNA encodes the following proteins:
- the LOC103494025 gene encoding uncharacterized protein LOC103494025 has product MFYHHQQQQPPPPSSTSSVPLYLPPHPHIVNAHPSFPPFPQPVLPPGVASEPGLHPPGTDPYSNSAVLTSSYVGLEPQPQFYADPSLASHNWILPQPDAAGFAFKSLLESQIASTSSNSLLNGNWPVQSLANSASRTKHVKTKFTQPVRCEICKIDCNSKDVFDKHVMGKKHKKNLGVPNSSRMGSTPSDGNTNVLNQMGNVSGQVAQVTADVPAARKGLMSKKMSKKRKLIDTSMKADPVRVCTVCNIVCNSQEVFDKHLSGKKHAAQAALTSHVPYVAAIGPQYDGSLKKKLKKNKVVQSAWCEVCKISCNSNEIYAMHLSGKKHLKNVEKVEKGKSDVSTSNAPQLATVPVIGPMENPVANNPSSDDIQKTQKSSTQTPEGLETKKRKIVKSGRAANSVRTCTICNVVCNSQTVFDSHLAGQKHASMMKKQGVSGMSIVVPPLITALPN; this is encoded by the exons ATGTTTTATCATCATCAGCAGCAACaacctcctcctccttcttccaCTTCTTCCGTCCCTCTCTATCTCCCTCCTCACCCTCACATTGTGAACGCTCACCCTTCTTTCCCTCCTTTTCCTCAGCCTGTTTTACCTCCCGGCGTCGCTTCCGAACCCGGCCTTCACCCGCCCGGCACCGACCCTTATTCCAATTCCGCGGTACTAACCTCCAGCTATGTTGGATTGGAACCTCAACCCCAATTTTATGCTGACCCATCTCTTGCTTCTCATAATTGGATCCTTCCGCAGCCCGACGCCGCTGGATTT GCATTCAAGTCTTTGCTTGAGAGTCAAATAGCTTCCACGAGTTCTAATTCTTTACTAAATGGCAATTGGCCAGTTCAATCCTTGGCAAACAGTGCAAGTAGGACGAAACATGTGAAGACCAAGTTCACCCAACCGGTTCGATGTGAAATTTGCAAAATTGACTGCAACAGTAAAGATGTTTTTGATAAACATGTAATGGGAAAGAAACACAAGAAGAATTTGGGAGTACCGAACAGTTCTCGGATGGGTAGTACTCCGTCTGATGGTAACACAAATGTACTTAACCAAATGGGCAATGTTAGTGGACAAGTGGCACAGGTGACTGCGGATGTGCCTGCTGCTCGTAAAGGTCTGATGTCAAAGAAGATGTCAAAGAAGCGTAAACTTATAGATACCAGTATGAAAGCTGATCCTGTGAGGGTTTGTACTGTATGCAACATTGTTTGCAATAGTCAAGAGGTTTTTGATAAACATCTGAGTGGGAAAAAGCACGCAGCTCAG GCTGCTTTAACATCCCATGTTCCCTATGTTGCTGCTATTGGTCCTCAATACGATGGCAGCTTGAAGAAGAAACTGAAAAAGAACAAGGTTGTTCAGTCCGCCTGGTGTGAGGTTTGCAAGATCAGCTGTAACAGCAATGAAATCTATGCCATGCACTTATCAGGAAAGAAACACTTGAAGAATGTAGAAAAAGTCGAAAAAGGAAAGAGTGATGTCAGTACTTCAAACGCTCCACAATTGGCAACGGTTCCAGTTATCGGACCAATGGAAAACCCGGTTGCCAACAACCCAAGTAGTGATGATATACAGAAAACACAAAAGAGTTCAACTCAAACACCAGAAGGTCTGGAGACAAAGAAACGTAAGATTGTCAAAAGTGGTAGGGCAGCAAATTCTGTCAGAACCTGCACCATTTGCAATGTGGTTTGCAATAGCCAGACAGTGTTTGATTCTCATCTGGCTGGCCAGAAGCATGCTTCCATGATGAAGAAACAAGGTGTTTCTGGAATGTCAATTGTAGTTCCTCCATTAATAACTGCACTTCCAAATTAG
- the LOC103494021 gene encoding heparanase-like protein 1: MDFSISLFLVFVSLPTILAQSATHASIIVDGAAVVAETDDNYICATIDWWPHDKCNYNRCPWGYSSAVNLNLSHPLLIKAIQAFEHLRIRIGGSLQDQVLYDVGNLKTPCHLFQKVSWGLFGFSKGCLHMSRWDDLNQLFKTTGAIVTFGLNALHGRHRIQRDKWGGEWDSTNARDFINYTISKGYVIDSWEFGNELSGHGVGASVDVESYAKDVIKLREIINDLYKNSNSKPSLVAPGGFFEPEWYSKLLQVSGSNVVNVVTHHIYNLGAGIDPHLANNILDPHYLSRVSEVFNRLDQTIQVHGPWASAWVGESGGAYNSGGRHVSNTFINSFWYLDQLGLASKYNTKVYCRQTLIGGHYGLLNTSTLVPNPDFYSALLWHRLMGKIVLPIGTDASSYLRSYAHCSKGNTGVTVLLINLSNQTQFSIHVQNSKNVFLNVQENGVRREKSLLKGMKKTVAWIGNKVSDATVSREEYHLTPKDGYLQSQTMVLNGTPLELTADGDIPNLNPILRDVNTPIYMDPLSIAFVVFPNFDAPACS, translated from the exons ATGGACTTCAGTATCTCCCTGTTTCTTGTTTTCGTTTCTCTACCCACTATCTTGGCTCAGAGCGCGACACATGCTAGTATCATAGTAGATGGAGCTGCGGTAGTTGCTGAAACTGATGATAACTATATTTGTGCCACCATTGATTGGTGGCCTCATGATAAGTGTAATTACAATCGTTGTCCATGGGGGTATTCTTCTGCAGTAAATTTG AACTTGTCTCATCCTCTCCTCATTAAGGCAATACAAG CTTTTGAGCATTTGAGGATAAGAATTGGTGGTTCTCTACAAGATCAAGTGTTGTATGACGTAGGAAATTTAAAGACACCTTGCCATCTATTTCAAAAGGTGAGTTGGGGGCTGTTTGGTTTTTCCAAGGGGTGTTTGCACATGAGTAGATGGGATGAtctaaaccaattattcaagaCCACTGG GGCCATAGTGACCTTTGGCTTGAATGCACTACATGGAAGACACAGGATTCAGAGAGATAAATGGGGAGGAGAGTGGGACTCTACTAATGCTCGGGATTTTATTAATTACACCATATCAAAGGGATATGTGATAGATTCATGGGAATTTG GTAATGAATTGAGTGGACATGGTGTTGGTGCAAGTGTTGATGTTGAATCGTATGCGAAAGATGTGATCAAGCTAAGAGAAATAATCAATGATTTGTACAAGAATTCCAACTCAAAACCTTCACTCGTAGCACCAGGAGGATTCTTTGAACCAGAGTGGTATTCTAAGCTTCTTCAAGTTTCAGGATCTAATGTTGTGAATGTCGTCACACATCATATTTACAATCTTGGGGCTG GCATTGATCCTCATCTTGCAAACAACATCCTGGATCCACATTACTTAAGCAGGGTATCAGAAGTCTTCAATAGGCTAGACCAAACCATCCAAGTTCATGGTCCATGGGCGTCTGCTTGGGTTGGAGAGTCTGGCGGGGCCTACAACAGCGGTGGTCGCCATGTATCCAACACATTCATTAATAGCTTTTG GTACTTAGATCAGCTGGGATTGGCATCCAAGTACAATACCAAAGTGTATTGTAGGCAGACATTAATTGGGGGTCACTATGGTCTACTCAACACATCCACACTTGTGCCAAATCCAGATTTTTACAG TGCTCTTCTGTGGCATCGACTAATGGGGAAAATTGTTCTTCCTATCGGTACTGATGCTTCATCGTATTTACGATCTTACGCTCATTGTTCAAAAGGCAAT ACCGGTGTGACTGTACTTCTGATCAATTTGAGCAACCAGACACAATTCTCAATCCATGTCCAAAacagcaaaaatgtgttcctgaATGTCCAGGAAAATGGGGTTAGGAGAGAAAAATCCCTCCTCAAAGGCATGAAGAAGACTGTAGCATGGATTGGCAACAAGGTCTCTGATGCAACAGTTTCAAGAGAAGAATACCACTTGACTCCAAAAGATGGCTACCTACAAAGCCAAACCATGGTTCTAAATGGAACTCCTTTGGAGCTCACAGCTGATGGAGACATTCCAAATTTAAATCCTATCCTCCGAGACGTCAACACGCCGATCTATATGGATCCATTGTCCATTGCTTTTGTAGTATTTCCCAACTTTGACGCACCAGCTTGCTCGTGA
- the LOC103494022 gene encoding uncharacterized protein LOC103494022: MAAPTRSEALSLLRSLIRTSRQFCDYNIREYAKRRVVDGFRHNRNLSDPSSISSAYADGKAQLEVAKRQSAVYSLYAPKVKSIMEAHRIN; encoded by the coding sequence ATGGCGGCTCCAACAAGATCGGAGGCTCTTTCGCTTCTCCGCTCTCTGATCCGTACATCCCGTCAGTTCTGCGACTACAACATCAGAGAGTACGCGAAACGACGCGTCGTCGATGGCTTCCGCCATAACCGAAACCTTTCCGACCCTTCATCCATTTCCTCCGCCTACGCCGATGGGAAGGCTCAGCTTGAAGTTGCTAAAAGACAGTCCGCCGTTTACTCCCTCTATGCGCCGAAGGTAAAGAGCATCATGGAGGCTCATCGCATAAACTGA
- the LOC103494024 gene encoding SNAP25 homologous protein SNAP33 — translation MSPFRKSPINVVRHSSNQPANPARSSPNLVNSNDNLDKRQKQSSRITSSHQETAAPNPKSALFDDHLEKGTDSSYSSSSSSYSWSSRNRYKNDFRDSGGIENQTVEELENYAVYKAEETTNSVNSCLKIAEDIREDATKTLVALHQQGEQITRTHMVTADIDNDLSRGEKLLGSLGGIFSKTWKPKKGRQITGPVIFEGDHAVISKGNHLEQREKLGLSRAPNPRSSRAPHPEPTNSLQKVEVEKVKQEDALSDLSNILGELKEMAVDMGSELDKQNRALDNLFDDANEVTIRVDNANQRARHLLRK, via the exons ATGTCACCTTTTAGGAAATCCCCTATAAATGTTGTTAGGCACAGCTCAAACCAACCTGCTAATCCTGCTCGTTCCAGTCCAAACCTGGTTAATTCAAACGATAATTTAGACAAGAGGCAAAAGCAGTCCTCAAGAATCACCTCTTCTCATCAGGAAACTGCTGCACCAAATCCCAAGTCAGCTCTTTTCGACGATCATCTTGAGAAAGGGACTGATTCTTCATATTCTTCATCTTCAAGTTCATATTCATGGTCATCAAGAAACAGATACAAGAATGATTTCCGGGACTCAGGTGGGATTGAGAATCAAACAGTGGAGGAGTTGGAGAATTATGCTGTTTACAAGGCTGAGGAGACAACTAACTCAGTCAACAGCTGCCTGAAGATTGCTGAGGATATCAGAGAAGATGCAACCAAAACCTTAGTTGCCTTGCACCAACAGGGTGAGCAAATCACTCGAACCCACATGGTCACTGCTGATATTGACAACGATCTTAGTCGG GGCGAGAAACTTCTAGGAAGCTTAGGAGGAATATTCTCTAAGACTTGGAAGCCAAAGAAAGGTCGTCAGATAACAGGCCCGGTTATCTTTGAAg GGGATCATGCTGTTATAAGCAAAGGCAACCATTTGGAGCAGAGAGAGAAATTGGGGTTAAGTCGAGCACCAAACCCACGGTCCTCACGTGCCCCACATCCCGAGCCAACCAACTCACTTCAGAAAGTTGAG GTGGAAAAGGTGAAACAAGAGGATGCTCTTTCAGATTTGAGCAATATATTGGGAGAGCTTAAAGAAATGGCTGTTGATATGGGATCTGAACTAGACAA GCAAAATAGAGCTCTGGATAACTTGTTTGATGATGCTAACGAGGTCACAATCCGTGTCGATAATGCTAACCAGCGTGCTCGCCACCTGCTTAGAAAGTAG